The proteins below are encoded in one region of Alistipes communis:
- a CDS encoding glycosyltransferase family 2 protein — protein sequence MNYPLVAIVIPTLNEALFIGPCLDSILGQNYPFNRLDIMVVDGGSDDKTHEIVNGYADKWSNIRWIDNPRKIQSAAFNIGVSRSSASIVVRMDAHARYASDYISKCVAKLSTNPELGNVGGVCKVEAGAPTLMGKANAVLNQTSFGIGGAAFRIGTKACFTDTVPFGAFPRKVLDEIGPMNEKLSRGEDNEYNARIRNAGYKIYFDPQIISTYYSRPTLTSSVHQMYRNGRSIGVLLRTFPRAVGLRHVVPACFVVGMLSCLLFGWWVPILWNVLIWILVVYWIAALGATGLACLRFGFDMGFILPILFFSVHIAYGTGTVYGFLTKKI from the coding sequence ATGAATTATCCCCTTGTTGCAATAGTCATTCCCACACTAAACGAAGCGCTTTTTATCGGGCCTTGTCTGGATTCTATTCTCGGACAGAACTATCCATTCAATCGGCTTGACATTATGGTCGTGGACGGAGGCAGCGATGACAAAACTCATGAAATAGTAAACGGTTATGCCGATAAATGGTCAAATATACGATGGATCGATAATCCTCGGAAAATTCAGTCTGCTGCTTTCAACATCGGAGTCAGTCGCTCTTCTGCTTCGATAGTGGTTAGAATGGATGCTCATGCCCGTTATGCTAGTGATTATATCTCAAAATGTGTCGCCAAACTATCCACCAATCCCGAACTGGGGAATGTAGGAGGAGTGTGTAAAGTCGAAGCCGGAGCTCCCACCCTAATGGGAAAAGCAAATGCCGTTCTGAACCAAACCTCGTTCGGTATTGGAGGAGCGGCATTTCGCATCGGAACCAAAGCCTGTTTTACCGATACAGTACCTTTCGGTGCCTTTCCCCGGAAGGTACTCGATGAAATCGGACCGATGAATGAAAAACTATCTCGCGGAGAAGATAACGAATATAATGCACGCATCCGAAATGCCGGGTACAAAATCTATTTCGATCCCCAAATCATTTCGACCTATTATTCCCGACCGACCCTTACCTCTTCCGTCCATCAAATGTACCGCAACGGACGTTCGATAGGAGTATTATTGCGAACTTTTCCACGGGCCGTAGGACTTCGGCACGTCGTTCCAGCCTGTTTTGTTGTGGGAATGCTCTCCTGTCTGTTGTTCGGTTGGTGGGTTCCTATTTTATGGAACGTATTGATATGGATACTAGTAGTGTATTGGATCGCAGCTCTGGGAGCAACAGGGTTGGCATGCCTCAGATTTGGATTCGACATGGGATTCATACTGCCGATATTATTTTTTTCTGTCCACATTGCTTATGGGACAGGTACCGTATATGGATTTTTAACTAAAAAAATATAA
- a CDS encoding protoporphyrinogen/coproporphyrinogen oxidase, protein MDLIVGAGITGLSYAAATSNDYLVIEKEPEIGGYCRTILQDGFIWDYSGHFFHFRNKDIERFVMDKMHKDRDIITLKKMTQIRYKNKHIDYPFQKNIHQLDKAEFIDCLYDLFVNEYREGTTFKSMLYAKFGKSIAEIFLIPYNEKLYACDLDELDPDAMGRFFPYADKQEIIANFKHAKENSYNATFEYPKGGAFEYVNSVFQRIDPKKVATGEALVELDIARKIARTTRRSIKYDQLISTIPLPKLLSLSGIEHDTHLYSSNKVLVFNLGFDRKGNEKRNHWLYFPEKKYIFYRVGFYDNIFNSDRLSAYVEIGFRQDAQIDIDACLTRVLKDLETAGIISGQKLVSSHSVIMDPAYVHVTSAMEKDRAEKMKTLSSYDVYSIGRYGGWYYCSIEDNVAEALSLARRISHE, encoded by the coding sequence ATGGACTTGATTGTCGGTGCAGGGATAACCGGATTATCCTACGCAGCAGCTACTTCAAACGATTATTTAGTCATCGAGAAAGAGCCGGAAATAGGAGGTTATTGCCGGACAATTCTACAAGATGGTTTTATATGGGATTACTCCGGACATTTTTTTCATTTCCGAAACAAGGATATCGAACGATTCGTGATGGATAAAATGCATAAGGATCGGGATATTATCACACTGAAAAAAATGACTCAGATTCGATATAAAAATAAGCATATCGACTACCCGTTCCAGAAAAACATTCATCAACTTGATAAAGCCGAATTTATCGATTGCCTGTATGACTTATTTGTCAACGAATATCGTGAAGGAACGACATTCAAAAGTATGCTGTATGCAAAATTCGGCAAATCCATTGCTGAAATTTTCCTCATCCCCTACAACGAAAAGTTATATGCTTGCGATCTTGACGAACTCGATCCGGATGCCATGGGACGCTTCTTCCCTTATGCAGACAAACAAGAAATTATTGCAAATTTCAAACATGCCAAGGAGAACTCGTATAACGCAACTTTCGAATATCCGAAAGGAGGTGCTTTTGAATACGTTAATTCAGTTTTCCAAAGAATAGATCCAAAGAAAGTTGCCACCGGCGAAGCTCTTGTTGAATTAGATATAGCTCGAAAGATCGCACGTACAACCCGCCGAAGCATAAAGTACGACCAGTTGATTTCTACGATCCCACTTCCGAAATTGCTCAGTTTATCCGGAATCGAGCATGATACACACCTATATTCAAGCAATAAAGTATTGGTCTTTAATCTCGGATTTGATCGTAAAGGCAACGAAAAAAGGAACCATTGGCTTTATTTTCCTGAGAAGAAATATATATTTTACAGAGTAGGTTTTTACGATAATATTTTCAACAGCGACCGCCTTTCTGCCTATGTGGAAATCGGATTCCGACAAGATGCACAAATTGACATAGATGCCTGTCTGACGCGAGTCTTGAAAGATTTGGAGACCGCAGGCATCATATCTGGACAAAAACTTGTTTCGTCACATTCCGTTATCATGGACCCTGCTTATGTCCATGTTACTTCGGCCATGGAAAAAGATAGAGCCGAAAAGATGAAAACGCTCTCTTCCTACGATGTATATTCAATCGGTCGGTACGGAGGGTGGTATTATTGTTCCATTGAAGATAATGTGGCAGAGGCACTCTCGCTGGCTCGTCGTATATCGCATGAATAA
- a CDS encoding MFS transporter — MTPEQTKKFKYWQTRTIIVSMIGYALYYFVRKNFNTAMPSIEATFGITKTQLGIFLTLNGVIYGVSRFINGFIADRVSARKFMALGLALCALVNIGFGFSDKMALLITGTAGGSEYITALTIIMGSILLLNGYFQGMGVPPVSPLMTHWVPANELATKMSIWNMSHSIGAGLIFVLGALLVHHFDNSAWRLCFLVPAAISLIGAGALYLTLRDKPSSVGLPELETQAAPPAVGEKKETTSDSAYHKAFLRRMVFGNPIIWVLAVTNFFVYIVRFSMLDWGMMLLPGSKGVSVAVAGIMVAVFEFVGGNLGMVVAGWATDHIFGSRAHRTCVFCMLGAIISTAIFWLVPDTASAWVLAIPFTLIAFFIYGPQALLGIAAANQATKEAAASANGILGIFGYASTLISGVGFGYVADHYGWGSTYIVILAFAVVGMLTIATIWNAKGDGYEAAAKFNAEREKKINLQA; from the coding sequence ATGACACCCGAACAAACGAAAAAATTCAAGTACTGGCAAACCCGCACCATCATCGTCTCGATGATCGGTTACGCACTCTACTATTTCGTGCGCAAGAACTTCAACACCGCCATGCCGAGCATCGAGGCTACCTTCGGCATCACCAAGACGCAGCTCGGAATCTTCCTGACCCTCAACGGCGTCATCTACGGCGTTTCGCGGTTCATCAACGGATTCATCGCCGATCGGGTGAGCGCCCGCAAATTCATGGCGCTGGGCCTGGCGCTCTGCGCGCTCGTCAACATCGGGTTCGGGTTCAGCGACAAAATGGCCCTGCTCATCACGGGCACGGCCGGCGGCAGCGAATACATCACGGCGCTGACGATCATCATGGGTTCGATCCTGCTGCTGAACGGCTATTTCCAGGGCATGGGCGTGCCGCCCGTCTCGCCGCTGATGACCCACTGGGTCCCGGCCAACGAACTGGCGACCAAGATGTCGATCTGGAACATGTCGCACTCGATCGGCGCCGGTCTGATTTTCGTGCTGGGGGCGCTTCTCGTCCACCACTTCGACAACAGCGCATGGCGTCTCTGCTTCCTCGTTCCGGCGGCCATTTCGCTCATCGGCGCAGGTGCGCTCTATCTCACGCTGCGCGACAAGCCGTCGTCGGTCGGACTGCCCGAGCTGGAAACGCAGGCCGCACCGCCGGCCGTCGGGGAGAAGAAGGAGACCACGTCGGACTCCGCCTACCACAAGGCGTTCCTGCGCCGCATGGTATTCGGCAACCCGATCATCTGGGTGCTGGCCGTCACCAACTTCTTCGTCTACATCGTCCGCTTCTCGATGCTCGACTGGGGCATGATGCTCCTGCCCGGTTCGAAGGGCGTATCGGTCGCCGTGGCGGGCATCATGGTAGCCGTCTTCGAGTTCGTAGGCGGCAATCTGGGCATGGTCGTCGCAGGCTGGGCCACGGACCATATCTTCGGCAGCCGCGCCCACCGCACCTGCGTGTTCTGTATGCTCGGCGCCATCATCTCCACGGCGATCTTCTGGCTCGTCCCCGACACAGCCTCGGCATGGGTACTGGCCATTCCCTTCACGCTGATCGCCTTCTTCATCTACGGCCCGCAGGCATTGCTGGGCATCGCGGCGGCCAACCAGGCCACCAAGGAGGCGGCGGCCAGCGCCAACGGCATCCTGGGTATCTTCGGTTACGCCAGCACGCTGATCTCGGGCGTGGGATTCGGCTACGTGGCCGACCACTACGGCTGGGGCAGCACCTACATCGTGATCCTCGCCTTCGCCGTCGTCGGTATGCTGACGATCGCCACGATCTGGAACGCCAAGGGCGACGGCTACGAAGCGGCGGCGAAATTCAACGCCGAACGGGAGAAAAAAATCAATCTGCAAGCATAA
- a CDS encoding ribulose-phosphate 3-epimerase translates to MQPTKEGKISVSVMCSDLMNLERDIKQLERNGVDYLHVDVMDAHFVPNLTFGVDFIAAMHRVTKLPLDIHLMVEHPLPIMEAMDIRPGDRISLHVELGEQLHELAKAVRARGAHFGLVVNPSTPVEALTPYLDEIEWVILMLVQPGFAGAKLIDGILDKVAAARRFLDEHGHPETEISVDGSVSCERARLMRDMGASIFVGGTAGIYRKGMTLDESIPLFRQAIK, encoded by the coding sequence ATGCAACCCACCAAAGAAGGAAAAATATCGGTTTCGGTCATGTGCTCCGATCTGATGAATCTGGAGCGCGACATCAAGCAATTGGAACGCAACGGCGTGGATTACCTCCACGTGGATGTGATGGACGCCCATTTCGTTCCCAACCTCACGTTCGGCGTCGATTTCATCGCGGCGATGCACCGCGTAACGAAGCTGCCGCTCGACATCCACCTGATGGTCGAACACCCCCTCCCGATCATGGAGGCGATGGACATCCGTCCCGGCGACCGGATTTCGCTGCACGTCGAACTGGGGGAACAGCTGCACGAGCTGGCGAAAGCCGTCCGGGCGCGCGGAGCGCATTTCGGACTGGTGGTGAATCCCTCCACGCCGGTCGAGGCGCTGACGCCCTATCTCGACGAGATCGAATGGGTGATCCTGATGCTCGTCCAACCCGGTTTCGCCGGAGCGAAGCTCATCGACGGCATCCTCGACAAGGTCGCTGCCGCACGCCGCTTCCTCGACGAACACGGCCACCCCGAAACGGAAATTTCGGTCGACGGGTCGGTAAGCTGCGAACGCGCCCGCCTCATGCGCGACATGGGCGCCTCGATCTTCGTCGGCGGGACGGCAGGCATCTACCGCAAGGGAATGACCCTCGACGAAAGTATCCCGCTCTTCCGACAGGCAATAAAATAG
- a CDS encoding glycosyltransferase family 4 protein, with the protein MKVAFLTMGKDIGGAKQDVLTLSQKIAAHGHDVFVIAAPGVMDRELTGTPVQFIPAEFYVRRPWGLWKASRYLLRVVRENNIELVNPQGFFTAIIAWLMRFSLHRPHIPIVTTIHMFSSLNFYKYARLLNIFSDEIITESNCERVRLESGGAKRNRIEVINNSVDMQRFSQERTTPVLRTEYSIESSCVVFGIVARLSPEKRHSDYIEAAKIAHHRFPDTRFFIIGDGPLRDTLQAQAAGHDYIIFTGARRDIPNVLRSLDCFVLSSEVESLPLSIREAMSMSLPVIATDVGGNREIVAENITGYLVMPKIPDQLAEAMSNVIADRLKREAMGKAARKFCADRFNADNWAVYTEQKFEKSIKQH; encoded by the coding sequence ATGAAAGTAGCATTTCTGACAATGGGGAAAGATATAGGAGGAGCTAAACAGGACGTACTCACTCTTTCCCAAAAAATAGCCGCACACGGACACGATGTGTTCGTGATTGCCGCTCCTGGAGTTATGGATCGGGAACTGACAGGTACACCCGTCCAATTCATTCCGGCAGAATTCTATGTTCGTCGACCTTGGGGATTATGGAAAGCTTCTCGTTATCTGCTTCGAGTCGTACGGGAAAACAATATCGAACTGGTTAACCCGCAAGGCTTTTTTACGGCAATTATTGCATGGTTGATGCGTTTCAGTCTACATCGCCCGCATATTCCCATCGTGACGACTATCCACATGTTCTCGTCGTTGAATTTCTACAAATACGCCAGATTACTCAATATTTTCTCGGATGAAATTATCACCGAATCCAATTGTGAAAGGGTCCGGCTCGAAAGCGGAGGGGCAAAACGAAATCGGATCGAAGTGATCAACAATTCGGTCGATATGCAGCGGTTTTCCCAAGAACGAACAACTCCTGTTCTGAGAACTGAATACAGTATCGAATCAAGTTGCGTAGTATTCGGAATAGTAGCAAGACTCAGTCCTGAAAAACGGCATTCGGATTATATCGAAGCAGCCAAGATCGCACATCACAGGTTCCCTGATACTCGATTTTTCATCATAGGAGACGGTCCGCTTCGAGATACGTTACAGGCACAGGCTGCTGGACACGATTATATTATTTTCACAGGGGCACGACGGGACATCCCGAATGTATTACGGAGTTTGGATTGCTTTGTTCTCTCTTCAGAAGTGGAATCTCTGCCATTATCCATTCGGGAAGCTATGAGCATGTCTCTTCCTGTAATTGCAACCGACGTAGGCGGGAATAGAGAAATCGTAGCGGAAAACATTACTGGATATCTCGTAATGCCCAAAATACCCGATCAGCTTGCAGAGGCGATGTCGAATGTAATTGCTGATCGACTTAAACGCGAAGCTATGGGAAAAGCTGCACGAAAGTTCTGTGCAGATCGTTTCAATGCGGACAATTGGGCGGTGTATACAGAACAAAAATTCGAAAAAAGCATAAAACAACATTAA
- a CDS encoding sugar transferase: MKRVFDLIVSSLGLLILSPLLLVLAIWVKCDSPGPIFYRQLRVGRGNQDFWLFKFRSMQVEADKTGLITIGGHDPRVTRSGYYIRKYKLDELPQLINVFRGDMSLVGPRPEVRKYVNLYTSEQLKVLQVRPGITDPASIRYRNENELLAQVPDPEKYYREVIMPDKLKINLKYIANISFKNDLQIILHTFFAILK; encoded by the coding sequence TTGAAACGTGTCTTTGATCTTATTGTAAGCAGTCTGGGACTGCTGATTTTAAGTCCATTGCTTCTTGTATTGGCAATATGGGTTAAATGCGACTCTCCGGGGCCCATCTTCTACCGCCAACTGAGAGTCGGGCGAGGTAATCAGGATTTCTGGTTATTCAAATTTCGTTCGATGCAAGTGGAGGCAGATAAAACGGGATTGATCACCATCGGAGGACACGATCCTCGGGTAACACGTTCGGGATATTATATCCGAAAATACAAATTGGACGAATTACCTCAATTGATTAATGTGTTCCGTGGTGATATGAGTTTGGTAGGGCCGAGACCGGAAGTCCGGAAATACGTTAATTTGTACACTTCGGAACAATTAAAAGTTTTGCAGGTACGACCTGGAATAACGGACCCTGCTTCAATTCGTTATCGGAATGAAAATGAGCTATTAGCACAAGTCCCTGATCCGGAAAAATATTACCGAGAGGTAATTATGCCTGATAAATTGAAAATCAATCTAAAATATATTGCCAATATCTCTTTCAAAAACGATTTACAAATTATTCTCCATACGTTTTTTGCCATATTAAAATAA
- a CDS encoding purple acid phosphatase family protein: MKRLLYFFLAALLFALPMTAAAQPSVHVVSGPYLQAVGEREFTVVWTTNIDAVSWVEIAPDDGTHFYNTERPKYYQVLNGRRPIGKLHVVTVSGLEPATTYRYRVMQNGVLVNEGRKRVIFGEGFGSDILRHKPFEVTTLDRSKSEVAFSVVNDMHEHDSILRVLYKDVKPGKYDFVCFNGDMTTSIDAESELMDHYLTSSSELFASDTPLYVARGNHENRGTFAMEWMNYFPSSTGRPYFSFRQGPVYFIVLDSGEDKPDSDIRNMDLMRSDDFRAEEAEWLARVVEEPDFKSAPVRIVFCHMPPAPGGWHGGSEVARLFVPILNRAGIDLMLSAHIHRYKFWDKGENGCDFPVLCNPNLTRMDVKADARNIDVKIYDASGALKHQNKFTK; the protein is encoded by the coding sequence ATGAAAAGACTTCTCTACTTTTTTTTGGCAGCCCTCCTGTTCGCGCTGCCGATGACGGCCGCCGCGCAGCCTTCGGTGCATGTCGTCTCCGGCCCCTACCTCCAAGCGGTGGGCGAGCGGGAGTTCACGGTGGTTTGGACCACCAACATCGACGCCGTCTCGTGGGTCGAGATCGCACCCGACGACGGTACGCATTTCTACAACACCGAACGTCCGAAATACTATCAGGTGCTCAACGGCCGCCGTCCGATCGGCAAGCTCCATGTGGTGACGGTGAGCGGACTCGAACCCGCCACCACCTACCGTTACAGGGTGATGCAGAACGGCGTGCTGGTGAACGAAGGCCGCAAGCGCGTCATCTTCGGCGAGGGCTTCGGCAGCGACATCCTGCGGCACAAGCCCTTCGAGGTGACGACGCTCGACCGCTCGAAGAGCGAGGTCGCCTTCTCGGTGGTGAACGACATGCACGAGCACGACTCGATCCTGCGCGTTCTCTACAAGGACGTGAAGCCCGGCAAGTACGACTTCGTCTGCTTCAACGGCGACATGACCACGTCGATCGACGCCGAGAGCGAGCTGATGGATCACTACCTCACCTCGTCGTCGGAGCTCTTCGCCTCCGATACGCCGCTCTACGTGGCGCGCGGCAACCACGAGAACCGCGGTACGTTCGCCATGGAGTGGATGAACTACTTTCCTTCGTCGACGGGGCGTCCTTACTTTTCGTTCCGTCAGGGGCCCGTCTACTTCATCGTGCTCGACAGCGGCGAAGACAAGCCCGACAGCGACATCCGCAACATGGATCTGATGCGTTCCGACGATTTCCGTGCCGAGGAGGCCGAGTGGCTGGCGCGCGTGGTCGAGGAGCCTGATTTCAAGAGCGCCCCCGTGCGCATCGTCTTCTGCCACATGCCTCCTGCTCCCGGCGGCTGGCACGGCGGCTCGGAGGTGGCGCGGCTGTTCGTCCCGATTCTCAACCGTGCGGGCATCGACCTGATGCTGTCGGCCCATATCCACCGTTACAAATTCTGGGACAAGGGCGAGAACGGCTGCGATTTCCCCGTGCTGTGCAATCCCAATCTGACCCGTATGGACGTAAAGGCGGACGCCCGCAACATCGACGTGAAGATTTACGATGCTTCGGGCGCGTTGAAACACCAGAACAAATTTACGAAATAG
- a CDS encoding acyltransferase has protein sequence MRLVILLLYYGFLRFLPATDNAYWIFSLFRKTRSWVGHFLFDQCGKQINIEHGANFGTGRGISIGDRSGIGIRAKIRGPLHIGSDVMMGPDVIILTSTHEISRTDIPMREQGGVQEKKIEQ, from the coding sequence ATGAGACTTGTTATCCTACTGTTATACTACGGATTTTTGCGGTTTCTTCCCGCAACAGACAATGCCTATTGGATATTTTCTTTATTCAGAAAAACACGATCATGGGTCGGACACTTTCTATTTGACCAATGTGGAAAACAAATCAATATCGAACATGGAGCAAATTTCGGAACCGGTCGTGGAATCTCAATCGGCGACCGATCGGGAATTGGTATCCGTGCGAAAATACGGGGACCATTGCATATCGGATCGGATGTCATGATGGGACCTGATGTTATTATTCTTACTTCGACCCATGAGATATCCCGTACAGACATTCCGATGCGTGAACAGGGGGGGGTACAGGAAAAGAAGATCGAACAGTAG
- a CDS encoding DeoR/GlpR family DNA-binding transcription regulator, which yields MKPPLEHTLSLPQAPAIVNERHRRIMALLHQQTSLSVSQLAHMLGVSEVTIRKDLTLLEQQQMLYRVHGSAILANPYIQERHVNDKEKLCSDQKRAIGAYAARLVEPRDTILIASGTTTLAMAREIREVEELTAITTSLSVATTLAENDECTVIQLGGVLRNSSFSVVGPFAEQMLRQFSCSKLFFGVDGFDLNYGVTTTNLMGGHLALMMIETVQKVIALVDSSKFGRRGFCKMCDVDRIDMVITDDGVSPIVVEQLQEAGIDVRIVEVIRTTVP from the coding sequence ATGAAGCCCCCTCTCGAACACACTCTCTCCCTTCCTCAGGCACCGGCGATCGTCAACGAACGGCACCGCAGGATCATGGCACTGTTGCACCAGCAGACATCGCTGTCCGTTTCGCAACTGGCCCACATGCTCGGCGTCTCGGAGGTGACGATCCGCAAGGATCTGACGCTGCTCGAACAGCAGCAGATGCTTTACCGCGTACACGGTTCGGCGATCCTGGCCAACCCCTACATTCAGGAGCGTCACGTCAACGACAAGGAGAAACTCTGTTCCGACCAAAAACGCGCCATCGGAGCCTATGCCGCACGGCTCGTGGAACCGCGCGACACGATTCTCATCGCTTCGGGGACGACGACGCTCGCCATGGCGCGCGAGATCCGCGAGGTGGAGGAGCTGACGGCGATCACGACGTCGCTGAGCGTCGCCACGACGCTCGCGGAGAACGACGAATGCACGGTAATCCAGCTCGGCGGCGTGCTGCGCAACAGTTCGTTTTCGGTCGTAGGGCCTTTCGCCGAACAGATGCTCCGGCAGTTTTCGTGCAGCAAGCTCTTCTTCGGGGTGGACGGTTTCGATCTCAACTACGGTGTGACGACGACCAATCTCATGGGCGGTCACCTGGCGCTGATGATGATCGAGACGGTGCAGAAGGTCATCGCGCTGGTCGACTCCTCGAAATTCGGCCGGCGGGGATTCTGCAAGATGTGCGACGTCGACCGCATCGACATGGTCATTACCGACGACGGCGTGTCGCCGATCGTGGTCGAACAATTGCAGGAAGCCGGCATCGACGTCCGTATCGTCGAAGTCATCCGGACGACGGTGCCTTGA
- a CDS encoding DegT/DnrJ/EryC1/StrS family aminotransferase, with protein MQIPFSPPDMTEAEEIEVAQVLRSGWITTGPRTKEFERQIASYCHTPKVVCLNSATACMEMILRVLGVGPGDEVITSAYTYTASASVACHVGAKLVMVDTAPNSFEMDYEQLAQAITSRTKVIIPVDLAGIICDYDRIFSIANDKKQLFQPSNKLQNSIGRVIILADAAHAFGAKRNGKMCGEIADFTSFSFHAVKNLTTAEGGALTWRSIPGIDNEWLYQQFQLLSLHGQNKDALAKTQLGAWEYDIVAPNFKCNMTDIMAGIGLVQLKRYPEILRRRQQIINRYDEVLRDQNLQLLLHYGENHTSSGHLYLVRLIGREIDERNEIIIKMAERGIACNVHYKPLPMMTAYKNLGFDIANYPNAYNQYRNEITLPLHTRLSDEEIEYVLANFINLISK; from the coding sequence ATGCAAATACCATTTTCCCCGCCAGATATGACGGAAGCAGAAGAGATCGAAGTCGCCCAAGTCCTTCGTTCGGGATGGATCACCACAGGACCTCGCACAAAAGAATTTGAACGCCAAATTGCTTCATATTGCCATACGCCCAAAGTCGTATGCCTGAACTCTGCCACAGCCTGTATGGAAATGATTCTGCGGGTACTGGGTGTAGGGCCCGGAGATGAAGTCATTACATCGGCATATACCTATACGGCTTCGGCCAGCGTAGCCTGCCATGTGGGAGCAAAATTAGTCATGGTCGATACAGCGCCGAATTCTTTCGAAATGGATTATGAGCAACTGGCGCAGGCTATCACGTCCCGGACAAAAGTCATCATTCCGGTGGATCTGGCAGGAATCATTTGTGATTACGATCGTATTTTCTCTATTGCAAACGATAAAAAACAACTGTTCCAGCCATCCAACAAGTTGCAAAACTCTATTGGTCGAGTAATTATTCTTGCAGATGCGGCTCATGCATTTGGAGCAAAACGGAACGGTAAAATGTGTGGAGAGATTGCTGATTTTACCTCTTTTTCGTTCCATGCGGTAAAAAATCTCACCACAGCAGAAGGTGGAGCACTGACTTGGCGCTCGATTCCTGGAATCGACAACGAATGGCTTTACCAACAATTTCAACTTTTGTCCCTTCACGGCCAAAATAAGGATGCATTGGCCAAAACACAACTCGGTGCATGGGAGTACGATATTGTCGCTCCTAATTTCAAATGCAACATGACAGATATCATGGCCGGTATCGGATTGGTACAGTTGAAACGTTACCCCGAAATATTGCGCCGCCGCCAACAGATTATCAACCGTTATGATGAAGTGCTGCGAGATCAAAACCTGCAATTACTCCTCCATTACGGAGAAAATCACACTTCGAGTGGTCATCTCTATCTGGTACGCCTGATAGGACGAGAAATCGACGAGCGTAACGAGATCATAATAAAAATGGCAGAACGAGGCATTGCTTGTAATGTCCATTATAAACCTTTGCCGATGATGACGGCATATAAGAATCTCGGATTCGATATTGCGAATTATCCAAACGCTTATAATCAATATCGTAACGAAATTACACTACCATTACACACACGTCTCTCTGATGAAGAAATAGAATATGTCTTAGCTAATTTCATCAATCTCATTTCAAAATAA
- a CDS encoding glycosyltransferase family 4 protein, which translates to MRILLLSTGGKIGGEETFTRNLALGLIERGHYVEMAVGGPVQREDAEKAGIRITEIDITGRSPKRIVCAARQLAHYATKNRFDIIHAQAVGPAIMGIIAKKFFGCRIPWIWHNHGITDFAYRFIVRHLNSLDRIIANSDYVREMLTGNGVKRDRIERIHNGIHIADYTVTEQERLDAREAVRKEFSLSADCRIITYVGRLSPEKGVEVLVDAFRTLCISTENVACLLVGDGVQREELQARINSYPCKEKIIFAGFRRDIKHLLAGSDVFVLPSHIETFSLSILQAFAAGTPCVASDVGGTPEQILPRLNGLLFQDNDSTELASRLNEILNDEEFRCYLTHNAIVLSHSYLNDNRMIGDIENLYGRLISK; encoded by the coding sequence ATGAGGATTTTATTATTGAGCACGGGAGGAAAAATCGGAGGAGAGGAAACATTCACCCGAAATCTGGCTCTGGGGCTGATAGAACGAGGCCACTATGTCGAAATGGCGGTAGGAGGGCCGGTACAACGCGAAGACGCAGAAAAAGCAGGGATTAGAATCACCGAAATCGACATAACAGGCCGATCACCCAAGCGCATCGTATGCGCCGCCCGGCAATTAGCACATTATGCAACAAAGAACCGATTCGACATAATACATGCCCAAGCCGTCGGCCCTGCAATTATGGGTATTATCGCTAAAAAGTTTTTCGGTTGCAGGATTCCCTGGATATGGCATAATCACGGTATTACGGATTTCGCATATCGCTTTATTGTTCGTCACCTGAATAGTCTGGATCGAATTATCGCCAATTCGGATTATGTAAGGGAAATGCTCACAGGTAACGGAGTGAAAAGAGATCGAATCGAGCGAATACATAACGGAATTCATATCGCCGATTATACCGTAACGGAACAGGAACGTCTCGATGCCCGGGAGGCTGTCCGCAAAGAGTTTTCGCTGTCCGCCGATTGCCGTATCATTACTTATGTCGGACGCCTTTCTCCGGAAAAAGGGGTGGAGGTTTTAGTGGATGCTTTCCGAACCCTATGTATCTCAACAGAGAATGTCGCTTGCCTGTTGGTAGGAGATGGTGTGCAGCGGGAAGAACTGCAAGCCCGAATCAACTCGTATCCGTGCAAAGAAAAAATCATTTTTGCGGGATTCCGTAGAGATATAAAGCATCTACTTGCCGGCAGCGATGTTTTCGTGTTACCCTCTCATATTGAAACATTCAGTCTTTCCATTCTCCAAGCTTTCGCAGCCGGAACTCCTTGTGTGGCCAGCGACGTGGGAGGAACCCCTGAGCAAATCTTGCCAAGACTCAACGGCCTTCTGTTTCAAGACAACGATTCGACCGAACTGGCATCCAGATTAAACGAGATATTGAATGATGAGGAATTTCGCTGTTATTTGACTCATAATGCCATCGTTCTGAGTCATTCATATCTTAACGATAACAGAATGATCGGCGATATAGAAAATCTTTACGGACGTTTGATTTCCAAATAA